The Euphorbia lathyris chromosome 8, ddEupLath1.1, whole genome shotgun sequence genome has a window encoding:
- the LOC136203490 gene encoding putative clathrin assembly protein At5g35200 — MSAGDFSQQSMRRAIGALKDSTTVGLVKVNSGKKGLQVAIVKATNHDEALPKEKHMWTIFDSLSASSPRFDVAYCINALHKRISKTRNWTVALKTLVVVHRALREVDCSFHEELTHGSKGRLMLNLSHFRDDSSPHAWDYSAWVRTYSLYLEERLECFSRLKYDVQKNHSRMKGLDTQILLEKLPSMQQLLFRLLDCKPDGIVARNSLIRYALSIVAGESVNLYVAITDGLLDLIDKYFEMERQDALRALEIYKKATSQGEKLSEFFEMCRSLEFGEKQKYMKIEQPPPSFLTAMEEYVEEAPHILALEWVQINDEEGSTPQTVPAPQAILSINRRQIEELEPEPEPETDLVTNLLDLDILSQEGPELNKNNEADPVVTDENVINVENKMNPTYETTSWELALVSAPSSNQTALTSTNFAGGLDLSTLDSLYNSAINTGMNGNQNNVIPNFESGSGGMDIVIPNLDSATSGGMDIVIYNYESGVNGNKKKLNPFESFHDHNKASFSEESNINEEMIVNSIGVELEQQQGNKMEIVPSNPFAIPVMGENLDFHDSSNSGLI, encoded by the exons ATGTCAGCTGGCGATTTCAGTCAGCAAAGCATGAGAAGAGCTATTGGAGCTCTGAAGGATTCCACGACGGTTGGATTGGTGAAAGTAAATAGTGGAAAGAAG GGGCTTCAAGTTGCAATTGTGAAGGCCACAAACCATGATGAGGCTTTGCCTAAGGAGAAACATATGTGGA CTATATTTGATTCACTATCTGCTTCAAGTCCGCGTTTCGATGTTGCTTATTGCATAAACGCTCTTCACAAACGAATTTCCAAAACACGTAATTGGACG GTTGCATTAAAGACATTGGTTGTGGTACACAGAGCATTGAGAGAAGTTGATTGTTCATTCCATGAAGAGCTAACTCATGGCAGCAAAGGCAGACTTATGCTCAACCTATCGCATTTCCGGGATGATTCGAGTCCTCATG CATGGGACTATTCGGCCTGGGTTCGAACATATTCGTTATATCTCGAAGAACGTCTCGAATGTTTCTCTAGATTGAAATATGATGTTCAGAAAAATCACTCG AGAATGAAGGGGCTTGACACCCAAATATTACTCGAAAAATTACCTTCCATGCAACAATTACTTTTTCGTCTTCTTGACTGTAAG CCAGATGGGATCGTGGCGCGTAATAGCTTGATTCGATATGCTCTTTCAATT GTTGCAGGCGAAAGTGTTAACTTATACGTGGCAATTACTGACGGACTTCTCGATCTGATTGACAAA TATTTCGAAATGGAGCGACAGGATGCTTTACGAGCATTAGAAATTTATAAGAAGGCAACAAGTCAGGGGGAAAAGTTATCCGAGTTCTTTGAGATGTGCAGAAGCCTTGAATTCGGAGAAAAACAGAAGTATATGAAAATTGAACAA CCTCCGCCTTCATTCCTAACTGCAATGGAAGAATACGTAGAAGAAGCACCGCATATTTTAGCACTCGAATGGGTTCAA ATAAATGATGAAGAAGGTTCTACTCCCCAAACAGTTCCTGCTCCACAAGCCATTTTGTCAATCAATCGCAGACAAATTGAGGAACTGGAACCAGAACCAGAGCCGGAAACTGATCTTGTTACTAATCTTTTG GACCTAGATATATTGAGCCAGGAAGGACCTGAATTGAATAAGAATAATGAAGCAGATCCAGTAGTTACCGACG AGAATGTTATAAATGTAGAAAACAAGATGAATCCGACATACGAAACGACAAGTTGGGAGCTTGCACTCGTTTCAGCTCCAAGCTCTAATCAAACTGCACTTACATCTACTAATTTC GCTGGTGGGCTGGATCTATCAACACTTGATAGTCTGTACAACAGTGCCATAAATACGGGAATGAATGGAAACCAGAACAACGTTATTCCTAATTTTGAGTCGGGCAGTGGAGGAATGGATATCGTTATTCCTAATTTGGACTCAGCCACGAGCGGAGGAATGGATATcgttatttataattatgagTCAGGAGTGAATGGAAACAAGAAGAAGCTGAATCCTTTTGAGTCATTTCATGATCATAACAAGGCCTCATTTAGTGAAGAGAGTAACATAAATGAGGAAATGATAGTAAACTCAATAGGAGTAGAATTGGAGCAGCAGCAGGGTAATAAGATGGAGATTGTTCCATCTAATCCTTTTGCAATTCCTGTTATGGGTGAAAATCTAGATTTTCATGATTCTTCTAACTCTGGCTTAATTTAA
- the LOC136203557 gene encoding uncharacterized protein, with protein sequence MVVIEQQEEDNQPTLTNNPPKPKPFTSSDSSEVTDTVISQPPETTTVQGNDSDGFETASEHGLSDNEEGSSEDHQPKQQQEEPQEPALVVQEESNKNDEELKQKALEQANDRKLEGNKLFGDERYEEALLQYEIALEVVPDMPSSVDLRSICHSNRGICFLKLGKYEDTIKECTKALELNPSYVKALVRRAEAHEKLEHFDEAIADMKKILELDPSNIQAKKAICRLEPLAAEKREKLKEEMIAKAKDIGNTLLGKVGLSIDNFKAIKDPNTGSYSISFQR encoded by the exons ATGGTGGTCATAGAGCAACAAGAAGAAGATAACCAACCAACCCTAACCAATAATCCTCCAAAACCAAAGCCCTTTACGTCTTCAGATTCTAGCGAAGTTACTGACACTGTAATATCACAGCCACCAGAAACAACGACTGTTCAGGGTAACGACTCTGATGGATTTGAAACGGCAAGCGAACACGGGTTGAGCGATAACGAAGAGGGCAGCTCCGAAGATCATCAACCTAAACAGCAACAAGAGGAACCTCAGGAACCGGCACTAGTAGTGCAAGAGGAATCCAATAAAAACGACGAAGAATTGAAACAG AAAGCTTTGGAACAAGCAAATGATAGAAAATTGGAAGGAAATAAATTGTTTGGAGATGAGCGATATGAGGAGGCATTATTGCAATATGAAATTGCTCTTGAAGTTGTGCCTGACATGCCTTCATCTGTGGATCTGCGTTCCATATGTCATTCAAATCGTGGTATTTGCTTCTTGAAATTG GGGAAATATGAGGATACAATCAAGGAATGCACAAAAGCACTAGAACTAAATCCGTCCTATGTGAAAGCTCTAGTTAGAAGAGCAGAGGCCCATGAAAAGCTAGAACACTTTGATGAGGCAATAGCTG ATATGAAGAAAATCTTAGAATTGGATCCTTCTAATATCCAAGCTAAGAAAGCAATTTGCCGCTTGGAGCCACTGGCTGCAGAAAAACGAGAAAAACTGAAGGAAGAGATGATAG CAAAAGCAAAGGATATAGGGAATACACTGCTGGGAAAAGTAGGGTTGAGTATTGACAACTTCAAAGCAATTAAAGATCCAAATACAGGTTCCTATTCCATTTCATTCCAGCGTTAG